The Virgibacillus siamensis sequence TGAAATAACTATAAGTGTAATGTATTGATTTGTAAATAAATAAAGGAATTGTCAGCCTGCTTATCGAAAATAATAGAAAGGCACATTACATAATTCTTCCTGCTATCTTTAATTCAACATACTTGATAAGGGGTTGGCACTTTGACTAAAAAGAAACAAAAATTTGGGATGGGACGGTATGGCTGGTCGATTATCAGTGTTATCTTGCTGTCGCTCGCAGCCTCCACGCTATTCTTTTTAAATTTGTTCGGATGGAGTACACCATGGTTGGATGGTCTGGCATCAGGATCGGAGGAACCAATTTCCAAGGAAACAAAGGAAAAAGTGCATCAAGTGAATGAAACAGTTGGCAAATCCCACCAGGATGTCGGGGAATTTGTATCGAATACGCATGATTTTTATAATAATACAACCGGTTATGGTGACATTGAATCACTTGATTGGGATCAGCAGCAGGAGCGGGCGAAGCAAATATTGACTTCCTTGGAAAAATTGCTGCCAAGCGTTAAAAATGAACCATTAAAGCAGGATTTGCAGCGAATACAAAACTTGGCCAATGCGGTGAAAGATGAGAAGGACAAGGAAAAAGTCCGTTATCTGCACCGGATGTTTCATGATCTGGATATCGCTTTGAACAATTACAAGGCCTATGATAGAATCTGGAATGTGACTCAAACATTGAAAACTGCAAATTAGTACACAGCACCCGTGTATATATGATAATCTTATACATGGAAATGACTAGACAAAAGGGAGTAATGACACATGGACAAGACGTTAATTTTCGGACATAAAAGTCCCGACACAGATACGATTTGTTCTGCACTTGCATATGCAGACTTGAAAAAGAAGCTGGATGTAAATGCTGAACCGGCACGACTCGGTGAAGTTAATGCCGAAACACAATACGCACTGGATTACTTCGGAGTAAAAGCACCACAGATGATTGAAAAAGTTGAATCAGATATTAACGATGTAATTCTTGTTGACCATAACGAATTCCAGCAAAGCGTTGATAATATTAATGAGGTGAAAATCTCAGAAGTTATAGATCATCACCGTGTTTCCAATTTCGAAACGAAGGAACCACTTTATTTCCGCGCTGAACCGGTTGGCTGTACGGCAACAATCCTTAACAAAATGTACAAGGAAAATGGTGTGGATGTTTCCAAGGAAATCGCCGGACTGCTTGTATCTGCTATTATCTCAGATTCTTTATTACTGAAATCACCAACTTGCACAAAGCAGGATGTTGACGCAGCATATGAACTTGCTGACATTGCCGGTGTCAACCTGGAAACATATGGCTTGGAAATGTTGAAGGCCGGAGCGGATATCAGTGATAAAACTGCCAACGACCTGATCACAATGGATGCCAAAGAATTTTCCATGGGCAATGCGAAAGTGGAAATTGCTCAGGTAAATGCAGTTGATATTAACGAGATTTATGCGCTTCAGGGCGAATTGGAAACTGAAATCGCAAAAACGATTGAAGAAAAAGGACTTGACTTGTTCCTGTTTGTAGCAACGGACATTTTGAACAATGATTCAGAAGTGCTTGCGGCAGGGGAGTCAAAGGCAATCGTTGGAAATGCTTTTGATGTTACACTTGATGAAAACAGCAGAGCATTGCTAAAAGGTGTTGTTTCACGTAAAAAACAAATCGTAACTGTTCTCACTGAGGAATTCACAAAATAAAAAAAGGCCAAATAGAAGCGTCCCAGCCATCCATATGGTTTGGGGCGCTTTTTTAGCTTGGGGAGCAGGAGGAGTAGAATTCGCAAGTCGTCCGCCCCGCAATCAAACCAAAACTGCTCTACAGATTAAACGTTTCCTCTTCGACGGTAAACTGATTTAGTGCATCCCAGTCAATGTCATACCCGATGCCGGGTCCTTTTGGAACAGTGATTCTGCCATTTTCAACGATCACTTCCGGTGTGATAATATCTTTTTCCCAGTAACGTGAAGACCCTGCTGTATCACCCGGGAGTGCAAATTGTGACAGGGAAGTTAAGGCAATATTGTGTGCCCGACCAATCCCCGCTTCCAGCATACCGCCGCACCATACTGGAATTCCGTGGTCCCTGCAATAGTCGTGAATACGTTTTGCCTCAGACAATCCGCCTACACGTCCGATTTTTATGTTGATGATCCTGCACGCTTGCAGTTGAATAGCCTTTTTCGTATCTTCGAGCGAATGAATGCTTTCGTCGAGACAGATCGGGGTACGCATGACCGCCTGTAATTTCGAATGATCTACAATGTCGTCATGAGCAAGCGGTTGTTCGATCATCATCAAATCAAGCCCATCCAGTCGCTGCAACTGGTTTATATCGTCAAGTGTATAAGCGGAATTGGCATCTGCCATGATTGGAGTGTCCGGAAATTGTTTTTTCACTGCCGCCAGCACATCATAATCCCAGCCTGGTTTGATTTTGATCTTGATACGTTTGTATCCTTCCTGAACATGTTGCTCAATTGTTTTCAGGAGATCTTCAATCGTCGGCTGGATACCAATACTGATGCCAACATCTATCTCAGCTTTTTTGCCTCCCAGTGCCTCAGCAAGCGGAATGTTTTTTTGTTTAGCATAAAGATCCCAAACAGCGCCTTCCAATGCGGATTTGGCCATATTGTTCCTTCTGATTGGGCGTAAAACTTCCAGGACATCATCCGGATGGTCCAACTTATTCTCCCGCAGCAGCGGGATTAAAAAATCTTTCATCACGTGATGATTGGTCTGAACAGTCTCTTCATTGTACCAGGGACTTGTGAACGCAACAGACTCGCCAAAACCGTGATTCCCTGCATCATCAAGCACTTCTGTTACAAAAAATTCCTTGTCCTGCAATGTGCCGAAGCTTGTTGTGAATGGGTGTTTCATCCGCATTTTCAATTTACGCACCTTGATCTGTTTCATTGCAATTGTCATGTTAGTAACCCCCTGAGGATTTTTTAGTAAAAACATAATAGCTGATATTTCTGGAAGGATCCCGTAAAACATCGCGTGCCGCGTATCCGTTTTGGAATAGCTGCAGAAATGCTTTTCGCGTCACTTTCCGCCATTCATGTGCAAGCGTGATATTTTTCGATTTAAGTGCTTGAAAATTTCCCGGTATAGCGACAAACCAGCTGCCGGCATCTTCTGTAAAGCGAGACATTTGCGCAATAGGGATATGGTTGTCCTTCACATCTGTAAGCATCCGCTCTGATTTAAGCTGTGTGGCCGGTAAGGGTTTCTGCTCACTTGTTATCCATTCAATCTGAATCCGGTCAGTCGGCAGTCCTTTATTTAATCTGTCACCCATTTCACCGTAATGGTTAACATGGTATGCTGCACCTGCAGCACCAAGTTTATGGATGTTCAGGTAGGCGTTCAGGCTTTCCAGTGGATCAAATGTCCAGGTGATTATCGGATAGCCCAGTTCCTTTGCGAATTCAAATTGTTTTAATTTCATTCGCATTCCGAGCCCCCCGCTCTGGTAACCAGGTAAAATCCCCAGCATATGTGAGCATAGATAGGCGGTTTGCCCATCAAACCCGGCAAAACTATACAGAAATCCGATCATTTTTTCCCCGTCAAATGCTCCAAGAATGATTCCACCATTATGCATTGCGGTGAATGTTTGGTGAACCGGGTTGGGGGACATTTGCCAGACCGACTCCTCAACTTGTTGCATCTCAAGCAGTTCGTCCATTGTTTGTAAGCGGCGGATGGTCACGTCATACGTCAATTCCGGCACCCCTTTCGGCAGTTTTTAATAAAGCAGCAGTTATGATTTCAATCGTTTTTGGAATAGGCGTTAACGTTGAGTCCGGGAACTTAATCGTTTCCAACATCATTCGTCTCCTCTCTTCCAACCATGAAAAAATCATTTGCTGCTGCGGAATCAAATGCTTCGATACTTCGTTGAAAACATGCAGGATTTCTTAATGCAATGGTAGAAACAATACTGTTCATCAGGGAAAACACTGCTGGCACAATATCCAAGGTTGACAGTTCTTTCATATGTAAGGCAAGAATAATATCTGAGTACTCTGTTACAGGTGAATATGCATTGTCAGTAAAGCTGATAACTGTTGCACCGTGCTGTTTAGCGGCTTTTGCCAGCCGGATAACTTCATTTCCATATCTGTGATAGGAAAATGCAACAAAGACACTTTGTTCATTCAGTTCTCCAATACGTTTCAGACTGTCCATACCGGGTATATATTGCCGGGCGTTCCCAGTAGCTATATCCATCGCTAACGCGAACCAGTTTGCCAGTGCAAAGGATGACTTAACCCCGGATATGATAATGGATTCGGCATTAATTAAATTTGCAACTGCACGTTCCAGATCATCGTCTGAAATCTGCTCTGTCGCAGTTTGAATGGCTGTTATGTCATGGAGCATCATATCTTTAATGGAGGTCTGATTCGTTCGGGTCATCATTTGATTGCGGTAATTTCCCAAGCTGCTCTTTTGGAAAATACGAGTCCGGTATTCCTTCTGCAGTGCGCTGTACCCCTTGTATCCCAGTTCATGTGCAAAGCGGATTATGGTGGTTTCACTGACACCGATAAGTTTTCCGGCAGTTTTAGCCGAATTCATCGCAAATACAGATGGGTCCCGGTATAGAAAGGCAGCAATTTTTTTAAAGCTTCTGGAAAATCCGGATTGATGTTCTCTGATTTTTTGATATAACTTTTCCATGTTGATCCCCATTCGAAGTATTCACTTCATTTTTATATTAAAAAAAGTATATGCTTTTTATTATATGAACCATACCACGTTTTAACTGTTTCCGCAACATAGTTTTGAGAATTGTTGAAAAATAAAAGATCATACAAAAAATCCCGGCCGTAACCGGGATGGAAAATGCTTATTGGGCAAGGACTGTCTTTTTTGAAATAATGGTTTGGAAGATGAGGAACAGACCGCCGACAGCCCAGTATAACGGTAGGGCAGCGGGAGCATTCAGCGAGACGAATCCAATCATAATTGGTGAAATAAAACTGAAAATCGCCATCTGTTTGCGTTGCTTTTCATCCATTCCAATCAGCGAAACACGCGCCTGGACAAAATAAATCAGCACCGCCAGCGCGGTCAGAATGAGATCGGTATGTCCCAGGTTAAACCATAGAAAATTATGCGCCGCAATTTCCGGAGTGCGGCGGATGGCATAATAGAAGCCGATTAAAATCGGAAATTGAATCAGCATTGGCAGGCAGCCCATCGATGAAAGCGGGTTTAATTGGTGCTTCTGATAGAGTTTCTGCATTTCCTGCTGCTTTTCAATTTTTGATTCCGTATCGTTTTTCC is a genomic window containing:
- a CDS encoding MurR/RpiR family transcriptional regulator, which gives rise to MEKLYQKIREHQSGFSRSFKKIAAFLYRDPSVFAMNSAKTAGKLIGVSETTIIRFAHELGYKGYSALQKEYRTRIFQKSSLGNYRNQMMTRTNQTSIKDMMLHDITAIQTATEQISDDDLERAVANLINAESIIISGVKSSFALANWFALAMDIATGNARQYIPGMDSLKRIGELNEQSVFVAFSYHRYGNEVIRLAKAAKQHGATVISFTDNAYSPVTEYSDIILALHMKELSTLDIVPAVFSLMNSIVSTIALRNPACFQRSIEAFDSAAANDFFMVGREETNDVGND
- a CDS encoding manganese-dependent inorganic pyrophosphatase, with amino-acid sequence MDKTLIFGHKSPDTDTICSALAYADLKKKLDVNAEPARLGEVNAETQYALDYFGVKAPQMIEKVESDINDVILVDHNEFQQSVDNINEVKISEVIDHHRVSNFETKEPLYFRAEPVGCTATILNKMYKENGVDVSKEIAGLLVSAIISDSLLLKSPTCTKQDVDAAYELADIAGVNLETYGLEMLKAGADISDKTANDLITMDAKEFSMGNAKVEIAQVNAVDINEIYALQGELETEIAKTIEEKGLDLFLFVATDILNNDSEVLAAGESKAIVGNAFDVTLDENSRALLKGVVSRKKQIVTVLTEEFTK
- a CDS encoding GNAT family N-acetyltransferase yields the protein MTYDVTIRRLQTMDELLEMQQVEESVWQMSPNPVHQTFTAMHNGGIILGAFDGEKMIGFLYSFAGFDGQTAYLCSHMLGILPGYQSGGLGMRMKLKQFEFAKELGYPIITWTFDPLESLNAYLNIHKLGAAGAAYHVNHYGEMGDRLNKGLPTDRIQIEWITSEQKPLPATQLKSERMLTDVKDNHIPIAQMSRFTEDAGSWFVAIPGNFQALKSKNITLAHEWRKVTRKAFLQLFQNGYAARDVLRDPSRNISYYVFTKKSSGGY
- the menC gene encoding o-succinylbenzoate synthase — protein: MTIAMKQIKVRKLKMRMKHPFTTSFGTLQDKEFFVTEVLDDAGNHGFGESVAFTSPWYNEETVQTNHHVMKDFLIPLLRENKLDHPDDVLEVLRPIRRNNMAKSALEGAVWDLYAKQKNIPLAEALGGKKAEIDVGISIGIQPTIEDLLKTIEQHVQEGYKRIKIKIKPGWDYDVLAAVKKQFPDTPIMADANSAYTLDDINQLQRLDGLDLMMIEQPLAHDDIVDHSKLQAVMRTPICLDESIHSLEDTKKAIQLQACRIINIKIGRVGGLSEAKRIHDYCRDHGIPVWCGGMLEAGIGRAHNIALTSLSQFALPGDTAGSSRYWEKDIITPEVIVENGRITVPKGPGIGYDIDWDALNQFTVEEETFNL
- the yidC gene encoding membrane protein insertase YidC: MEKKSVFTFIKKYSLIGAFLLLLLTGCATNEPIDPDSANFFESYFILPFSIFIKYVATLFSGNFGLSIIVITLLIRLAIMPFMLKQMKTSREMQEKMKLMKPEMDAITEKYKGKNDTESKIEKQQEMQKLYQKHQLNPLSSMGCLPMLIQFPILIGFYYAIRRTPEIAAHNFLWFNLGHTDLILTALAVLIYFVQARVSLIGMDEKQRKQMAIFSFISPIMIGFVSLNAPAALPLYWAVGGLFLIFQTIISKKTVLAQ